The Synechococcus sp. BL107 nucleotide sequence TAATATAGAAGGCGCTTCTTGGACGAACAATCTAAGTTGGGTAGAGGGTTATGAGAATATTCTCGAACCGATCAATCAATTAAGTGCACAATTTCATAAACGCTTCGAACAGGAGCTTGCTGCAAATCCTGGAATAACACAAGCCCCCCATTACCAACAAGCATTGGTTCACTTATTACTCACGGAAACGAGCTGTTTCCGCTACTGGGGGCAGGGAACATGGACAGACTATGCGCGTGAAATTCATCGACGAGGTGAATTTTGGCTGAATCAGGATTCAACAAGTTTATAATTTGTTGCAACTTATGGCGTTGGCACGTCAAACAGCTCTTTCCCACCTTTTATAAAGATCACATTGGTATTGACTTGATGTCTTACGAACCAGGTTCTGGCGAATGTCGGGCTTTAATCAACAGCAAGGAGCAAATTGAAACGATGCTCTTGAGTCTTGGGAAGATTGAGGGGACTACAGAAATCCTTCGACAACTCCGGGAAGTCCACGTACAACTCGAACATTTGCATGACCAGCGCCGTAGCGCAATAAATTGAGAGTGGTTTACAAACCGTTACACTTATGGCAAGATATGCCTATACATTCGCTTGGGCATTCAATTGGGTACTGCCAGTTGATCGGCTGCAAAGCTCCTCAAACAAACTCATGGGAATCGAAGTCGAATTGATCATTGCAACCGCGGATATCGTGCTCGCGCTTTTGTTGGCCGTATCACTTCCAACTCGAGAAGAGACAACTTAGAAAGTTGACTAACTTAGATATCTTCGCTGATTTTAAATTCTAGAACGATACAATTAGCGTCCACATTCCGATCCATTTCGACAAGGGCAGAGTATCTGTCTTGCATCCAATATTCAGTTTCAACCCATATACTGAGTTGATATCGTCGTTCGAGAGATTGACCTGACCCGTCCATCATCTGAAATTCAACACTATTACATTAGTGTGCGATTGTAATAAACGTGAATCGAAACGAATTTACTTCGCACTATCATCAAATGACAATTATTTAAATAGAACTATCGCATTTTTAGATCATTTTTATTTTCACCATCTCGTTGCCAAGATTTTTCAAGCTGTTTCCGAAACTGTGAGGAGCTACTAAGAGATGACCGCATTTTTGTGCGGTAAGCACCGGTTAAACGCCAAAATTTCCAGGCCGAAGCTGCGGCTACAACAATCCAGGCCAGAAGGAACCATGCAGGACTTGCCATCCTTTAAAGAGCGCAGAGTTCCATGATGACGATCTTTCTGATCCGCCGTGGCAAACTAACGTTGTGCATCGCTTAAAGATACAATTCGATTCTTATCAATGAAACAACCCTAGCAACCGAGCTCTTCAACGCTTGGCAACGGCGTTGTCAGCCGTTAAGAGACGATAGGGGTCGAAGCACTCAATGGAGATTATCGCCATGTTCATCGTTTCAACGCTGTTGGTCCCACTATTCATGTTGTTCCATCTCGTTGGGCCGATCCCAGCAGATTTGGGCATCCAAGGAGGCGACCTCAGTGCATGTACAAGTTCAGCTCATTGTGCACGCCAAAATTGGCACAGTGCCAATCCTCAAGCAGACCTACAAACCCTAATTGCTGCAGTACGGGAAACACCTCGTACCGTCATTATTGAGGAGAGCGATGACTACATTCATGCAGAAGCCAGCAGTGCTTTCTTTGGCTTTGTCGACGACCTTGAATTGCTCGCAATACCTGCTAAAAACATGGTTCAGGCGCGATCCATATCGCGTCTAGGCGACTCGGATCTCGGAGTGAATTCAGCAAGGCTGGACACACTAAAAGTTCTGATCAATGAAATGGATCAGAACTAAGCTTTAATCTGATTGAGAGTAATTTTTTAGCAGGCAGCTCAGCAACGAACCAATTCACACTGTCACGATTACACAATGAACGAGATTATCTGTCCACACTGCAATACCGCATTCAAAGTGGATGGATCAGGATACGCAGATATTCTGAAGCAAGTCCGAGATCGTGATTTCGAACATCAGCTGAAGCAACGTTTAGATCTTGCTGAGAAGGATAAGCAAAATGCAATTGAGATTGCAATGGCTAAAAAAGCTGCAGAGCTCCAACGGCTTGAGAGTGAGTTAAGAGATAGAGATTTAAAACAGCAGCTTGCCATTAAGGATGCTGTTACATCAGCAGAAAAGCAAAGAGACTTAATTGCGAAGGAACTACAACAAAATCAAGAAAATCAACAACAAGAGCGTCGCTTTACTGAATCACGATTTGCACAAGAATTGCAAACTCTTACGCTGCAAAAACAAGCAGAATTACGTGATTTACAGTCAAAATTAGAAGCCACTGGCGTTCAACGTCAGCTAGCTATCAACGAAGCGGTCAACACCGTTGAGAAGGAACGCGATGCTCTCAAGAATCAACTCAATGAATCAGAACTCAAGCATCAATTAGAATCAAAATCTCTTAAAGATCGATACGAAGCACAGATTTATGATCGAGATGAGGCAATCGTTCGACTCCGAGACATGAAAGCAAGACTTTCCACCAAGATGGTTGGAGAGACTTTAGAACAACATTGTGAAACAGAATTCAATCGTCTTAGGGCAGCAGCATTTCCAAGGGCGTACTTCGAAAAAGACAATGATGCCAGCTCTGGCAGTAAAGGTGATTATATTTTCCGAGATTTTGATGAATCAAACAACGAGATCATCTCGATCATGTTCGAAATGAAAAACGAAAACGATACAACAACAACCAAGAAGAAAAACGAGGATTTTTTAAAGGAGCTCAACAAAGATCGGGTCGAGAAAAGCTGCGAGTACGCGGTTCTAGTATCACTACTAGAACCAGAAAGTGAACTCTACAATTCTGGGATCGTGGATGTATCACATCGATTTCCTAAAAGCTATGTTATTAGGCCTCAATTTTATATTCCATTTATTACTCTCCTTCGAAATGCGGCGCTTAAGTCAATTGAGTACAAGGCCGAACTCGCCTTGATCAAAGCACAAAATATTGATGTCACTCATTTCGAGGAGGATCTTGAATCATTCAAAAGTGCTTTTGGTAGAAACTATGATTTAGCTTCACGTCGCTTTCAAACGGCAATCGATGAAATTGACAAGTCGATTGATCATCTACAAAAAACGAAAGATGCCCTTATGGGAGCCGATCGAAATTTGCGCCTTGCTAACGATAAGGCACAAGATGTAACAGTAAAAAAACTAACAAGAAATAATCCAACAATGAGCAACAAATTCATGGGGCTCAAAAACAATCATGATTCTAATTAATAGATCAATCGATCTTGGAGATCATTGGTTTCCCTCTGTCCAATGAGCGGTGCAGCGAAATCTTGTTGAGAACCCCACATCTTTTTCCTCACAATCCACAGAGGAAACTGTGGCTCCTTTTGGAGCCATGCGCATGGCCTGAGCCCTTGCCATCTGCTCAGTTGCAGCCTCACCTGAACTGGTATGAGCTATGGCAGTCGATCCAAGACTCCAGAACGCGAGCCCTACTAGAAGCCCGAAACCTCTTTTTGATCTCGAAGAACGCGTCATAGCAACAACAAAGGAACAACCTTTACTAGCAACATTCAGACTTTGGGAACGAGAAGCGATCCTTTCTTGGATGTACAGGCAAAATAATCTGATGTCCACCGATTGATGATGCCTTCGACGCCGCGAAACCGAGTCGGAGATGTGTATGGACAGCTCACTGTCTTTGCGCCGTCTGACCGTCGCACTAAATCAGGCAACGCCTATTGGTGGTGCCGATGTAATTGTGGGAGAGAACGAGAAGTGGCTGGGGACAAATTATCTTTCAATGTCGCTCGCAAGAAACCTGTCATTACGGCTTGCGAGGAATGCTCAAGAGAGCATCAAATTGAAGCGGTCTGTTTTAAACACGATCGTGAAGAGCGTGAGCGTCGCAAGCAGGCAGAACAAGCTCGAGAGCAATTGGTGGGCAGGGTTCCGGATCGCTGGCTCAAACTTCCGTTAACTGATGCGCATGCAAGGGAGCTGGGCCAGACACAATTTTTTAGAGGACGAAAGTGTCTACGCGGACACTTAGCTCCCTACCGAATTAATGGTGGCTGCCTCACTTGCGCTGGACAGACTCCGTCTGCTGGAGATTGGCAATCAACCAAGCCCAAAGAGTCGTGACAGCTGCGCCGAAGGCCATCAGTGCTAGCAATTTCGTTTCCATTTACAGAAAATCAAAGTCGTCTTCACCTGCAAATGCGTTCATTACCAAAGCTGAGAAGGGAATGACAACAGCTGCAATCACAAGAATTTCCATGAATCCATCGCAATGTTGCGCAAAACTACTTCATATGACTTTACAAATGGTTATGGGTGATACGCCTTGCGTTTGATGAGCAAACATACTCATCTTTAATTTCTTAATCGTCACCGCCGTGCCAGTGCAGTGGCAGGGAGCAAAGTTCTAGGCATTAAGCACCGTTGTCAGGGCTTCCGAACAGAACAGACTGACCCTAGATGCGCGATTTCGATGCCCCCCATTCTTCAAGCTGCATCGCAGTCGATTCGAGATCTGCTCCGGACTCCTGGGGCGCAGAGCTTCGATGAATGTCGTCTACGCAACGACCGACAGAGCTACGTGGCCTTAAGTCGGCAACTGGTGCAAGCCCAGTTCGTCCTTAGGGATCGGGAATTAACAACCCGTCTCTGGCAAGACGTCGCCCATCGTGAAATGGACCTTGGCCGCATCATCAACCTTTTGTATTGCTGCGCTTCCCCTGAAGATGATGAAGCCATGCGTTGGATCGATGAGGGTTACCTCGCCCTGATCAATCGGAAGGATCCTTAAAACCAAAGGACTGGTGCTTAGAGCTCAAAGACAACGCCCAGCAATGTTGCTGGATGCGTTGTGCGGCCGGCATGGCCACGCTCAAGTTGAAAGGCCATCAGGCAATGGGCCATAAAACGGCATGCTGAAAGCACAGCCAAACCGATGCAGATGGGGCAGTGAGTAATTCCCATGCTCCAACACTCACAGGAGTTTGGGATTACGGCACAACTGCGTTGAATTTCTTGACCTTTACGGCTCTGCTTCGCCGTACCATCCGCCATCGACAAGCTCGTTCGTAAGCCGAATATGGGGGATTTTCAGAGCATTCGCAATCCGGACTATCGAAAGGGATACGGAGGCTGGTAAAGTTACTTTTTGCTCTGTTTCGGAGAACGGATGAGCCAGGTCACAGTCGGCGAAAATGAAGGAATTGAGTCCGCACTACGACGTTTCAAGCGCTCTGTGGCCAAGGCAGGTATTTTCTCCGACCTACGTCGCATCCGTCACCATGAAACTCCGGTTGAGAAATACAAGCGCAAACTGAAGCAACGTTCGCGCAATCGTCGCCGCTAATCAGCTCATTCAACGATGCTTTCCACCCCCCTTCAGAAGGGGGGTTTTTTAGTGCCACGGACCCTGTGAAGGCGATCGTCATCGCGCTTGACGGCCGTGCTTCGCCAGACTCATTGAATCTTGGCAATTGGCCGTGTTCCTTATCAACCCGTTTTGTCCCATCAGTGCAGCAAAAATCGCTGGACTTAAGGCAACGGTCTTGCTCCTCTTGGTGATGCTGATGAAGTCCCAGCTTCTCCGCGTCAAGATGTCTCTTCTGGGCTCGTTGATCGGTTTCGTTTTGCTCGTGGGCTTCCTGATCAGCTCAGGTGTCCTCACAGTGGTCGCTGGGGGAGCAGTGGCCTATGCAGCAATGCAAAACAAACCCACCTAGTGGGTGGGTTTACTAGGCCTCACTTCCCCTTTCCATATCAGCCATTGTTCCTATGTCACGTCTCCTGCCCAGCACAGGTGCAGTCACAGGCATTTTGGAAGCGATTGGCTTTTTTCGCGATCCTGACTTTGCGACCAAACGCTTTGTCGAGTACGGCGATATTTTCGAAACAACGCTGATCGGTCAACGACTCGTCTTCATCCGAGGAGACGAAGCCATTGCCGACCTCTTAGCCCAGGGAGACGCAGTCGAAGGGTGGTGGCCCGCAAGTGTTCGCCAACTCCTCGGAAGCCAATCCCTGGCCAACCGCAACGGCTCCGAGCACAAAGCTCGTCGGAGAGTCGTTAGTCAATTGTTTTCCAATGCAGCGCTCAAGCGCTACACCCCAGGAATTGTTGGGCTGGTTGACGAGCTCAGCCACGAGTTGCTTCAAGAAACAAAGCCCATACGGCTTGCTGATCGCATGCGGCGGTTCGCCTTTCGCGTGATTGCAACAACGGTGTTGGGATTAGAGGGATCAGATCGTGATGCCCTCTTCCATGATTTCGAGATTTGGACACAGGCTTTATTTTCTGTGCCCATTGCCATTCCTGGAACCCCCTTTGCGAACGCCCTAGCGGCAAGACGTCGACTGCTCGACCGGCTCAGAGAGGTTCTGGAGCAAGCGGATCAAAACCGTGGCGGATTGGATTTGCTCGCTGGTGGGCTCGATGAGGCTGGCCAGCCACTCACAGCAGACGACATCGTGGAACAACTGCTGTTGTTGCTCTTCGCTGGTTACGAAACAACTGCGTCCTCATTGAGCTGTTTGATGCGGGCTTGTCTGATCGAGCCACATGTGGAGCCATGGCTGCGTGAAGAACTAGAAGGCCTGGAGTGGCCAGCACAGGGGGATGCGACAACAGCCTTTGATGGACTCCGCGCTCCCAGGCTTCAAGCCGTGGTGAATGAGGTCATGCGCTTGACGCCTCCAGTCGGTGGATTTTTTCGCCGCACCTGCCGCCCGATTGAGCTCGCCAACGTCCTCATTCCGAAAGGTCATGTAGTGCAGGTTGCCTTGGCTGCCTCCAATCGTGCTGGATCCAGCGATCTGAACGAATTTCGTCCTCAACGCCATCTCGATGGATCAAACAATCCAACACTGCTGCCATTCGGCGGGGGTGATCGCGTTTGTTTGGGGAAAGCTCTTGCTGAACTTGAAATCCGCCTCATGGTGGTGGGACTTCTGAAACGTGTTCAACTCAGCCTTGCCGTCGACCAAGATCTCGATCTCCAGCTGATCCCAAGCCCGAGCCCGAAGGACGGCCTGAAGGTTGTTGCCAGGCATTACGCACCTGACGATGCCAGGGGGTGATATCGACCACGGGTCTCTCAAGATCAAATCCAGAGGCTTCCATCTCCTTTCGCAGCCTCCACATCACAGGAATTAGGGCAAGCCCTAGCAGCAAGGCGATGAACAACAGCCATGGGAGTAGAGCCAACAACCAAATGGTTGCCACCACGCTGATGGCAACCGTTGCAAGCGTCCGCAGCCACTTTGGTTTCATCCGTCCTGGGAGCTGACGCATCATTCACAGGTAACAAAGGATTTGAGAGTTTGGCCTGGATCGATGCTCAGACAAACAAGTCTCTCCAACAGTCACAGGTCTTGGCTCAGGATTCTGTCGAGGTCTCGACGAAACTCATCTCGACTGAGTGGGAACGCTCCTCGCTGACGTCGATTACGGCGTAAAAGGGAGCCAATCCAAACAATCTGCACGAGACAGCACAATCCCGCCGTGGTGAGAAGGCTGGGCGTGAGAGAACTCCAGTCCATGACTGCTTAGTAGGTGGACTGAGGCAACGTGAAACCAGATTGCATATTTCCAATGTCGAGCATCACGTACGTGAGCCAAATCAAAAGTGCTGCAACACCGGCGCCGGCCGCCACCTTGGCAAAAGACCGGCCAATCATTTCAAGCAGACTGACTTCTTTCATGCGAACAGGACGTGGCGCCTAATTCTGACGCGTGGGCGCAAGCGATGGTGTGATGAGGGAAGGTTGGTTGGGAGATTGACGTGAAACCACATGGGATTTATCGAGCGCAAACATCATTCATAAAGGCGTCAACACCTCGAATAACTTGGCGAGAATTTTGATCGTCCGTGAAGCCGAAACGTTTTTTAGAGAAAAACTGTGTTCCCCGCCTCAAATCCAGCGAAGTTGAATTTGATGGACAGGACTAGTACTGAACCTTGTTATAGCCACCGACCGGATCACGCTCTCGTTGTTCAATGAGTTTCGGGACTTAGCAAAATCTGAGGTGCTCAGTTCTTAAACAGTCAGGTTTTATGAGGGAATGAAACGGATGACCAAAATCAACAACGCCTGGGATTAAGCCATCGATGTAGGACTTGTCGGATACCAGTGTCGCTATCCGATCTGCAATCGACTGACCACCAATTAACAGAGGAAGAGGGTGCTGATCGCAGCGATGCATCGCTTCAACAATCGATCGGTACGTTTCGATCAAAACTGGCAGCTTGTCAGGACGCATTTGCCGACCAGTTTTGGCTTGCCGGGTCAGTTAGGAAAGTCAAAGCGGACAACGGGCCATCCAAGGGTTATTAAACCTTCAAAGACGGCGTCAATAAAAATCCCTCGTGACATCCCAGAAATTATGGGCAGGCACAAGGGGTTGTTTTGATTGAATTAAATCGATCTCAACAGGTTATGAGAAACCAAATTCGGTGGCTCGTAGAGATTTAGCGGGTTGCAGCTGCTTCACTCAAGACAACGGCTGGCTCATCAAACGTTTCGCTTGAAGCATCAATTTCGATGTTGGGTTCAACAAGACGAGCGATCAGTTCATCGATTGCGAATAGTCCAGGTCCACATGCCAGAACCGTTCCAGCAGCTCCCAAGTAAAGCCCAAGCAACTCGAGCAAGTAAATGTTGAAGCCTGCGGTGACAATCGCGTGATAGATGGCGACCGTG carries:
- a CDS encoding DUF1499 domain-containing protein gives rise to the protein MEIIAMFIVSTLLVPLFMLFHLVGPIPADLGIQGGDLSACTSSAHCARQNWHSANPQADLQTLIAAVRETPRTVIIEESDDYIHAEASSAFFGFVDDLELLAIPAKNMVQARSISRLGDSDLGVNSARLDTLKVLINEMDQN
- a CDS encoding DUF2130 domain-containing protein — its product is MNEIICPHCNTAFKVDGSGYADILKQVRDRDFEHQLKQRLDLAEKDKQNAIEIAMAKKAAELQRLESELRDRDLKQQLAIKDAVTSAEKQRDLIAKELQQNQENQQQERRFTESRFAQELQTLTLQKQAELRDLQSKLEATGVQRQLAINEAVNTVEKERDALKNQLNESELKHQLESKSLKDRYEAQIYDRDEAIVRLRDMKARLSTKMVGETLEQHCETEFNRLRAAAFPRAYFEKDNDASSGSKGDYIFRDFDESNNEIISIMFEMKNENDTTTTKKKNEDFLKELNKDRVEKSCEYAVLVSLLEPESELYNSGIVDVSHRFPKSYVIRPQFYIPFITLLRNAALKSIEYKAELALIKAQNIDVTHFEEDLESFKSAFGRNYDLASRRFQTAIDEIDKSIDHLQKTKDALMGADRNLRLANDKAQDVTVKKLTRNNPTMSNKFMGLKNNHDSN
- the rpsU gene encoding 30S ribosomal protein S21, coding for MSQVTVGENEGIESALRRFKRSVAKAGIFSDLRRIRHHETPVEKYKRKLKQRSRNRRR
- a CDS encoding cytochrome P450, whose protein sequence is MSRLLPSTGAVTGILEAIGFFRDPDFATKRFVEYGDIFETTLIGQRLVFIRGDEAIADLLAQGDAVEGWWPASVRQLLGSQSLANRNGSEHKARRRVVSQLFSNAALKRYTPGIVGLVDELSHELLQETKPIRLADRMRRFAFRVIATTVLGLEGSDRDALFHDFEIWTQALFSVPIAIPGTPFANALAARRRLLDRLREVLEQADQNRGGLDLLAGGLDEAGQPLTADDIVEQLLLLLFAGYETTASSLSCLMRACLIEPHVEPWLREELEGLEWPAQGDATTAFDGLRAPRLQAVVNEVMRLTPPVGGFFRRTCRPIELANVLIPKGHVVQVALAASNRAGSSDLNEFRPQRHLDGSNNPTLLPFGGGDRVCLGKALAELEIRLMVVGLLKRVQLSLAVDQDLDLQLIPSPSPKDGLKVVARHYAPDDARG
- a CDS encoding alpha/beta family hydrolase; translation: MTRQAKTGRQMRPDKLPVLIETYRSIVEAMHRCDQHPLPLLIGGQSIADRIATLVSDKSYIDGLIPGVVDFGHPFHSLIKPDCLRTEHLRFC